The following is a genomic window from Quadrisphaera sp. RL12-1S.
CAGCTGCCCCAGCGACCGCTGCTCCTTCTCCTGGTCCTGCTGGGCCTGCTGGCCCTGGTCGCCGGCAGCACCAGCATCAGCGCTGGGCTCGGCGTGGGTGTAGGTGTCTCCGTCCTTGGCGTTGGCGGCCACCTGCTGCAGCACCTGCCACACCCGCGCCGCATCAGAAGCTTCCAGCGTGGCCACCACCTGCCGGCACCCCGGCACCGCAGAACGGCGCAGCACCACATCGCGCTCTTGGATCCCGGCGGCCATCGCCCGGGCCGCGTACCCGGGGTCAGCAGCCAACGCTGCTTCCTCCAGCACCCCTGCTAACCGGGCCCGGCTCAAGGTGGCCGCTGCGGCCACCGCCGCGGCCTCCACCTGCGCCCGGGCTGCCTGCCCGGCTGGGCCCTCAGGTAGGCGGCGGCAGACCTCGGCGAGCACGTCCAGCTGGGTGGGGGTCATCACTCCCCGGGTCAGTGCTTCCTCGGCTGCTGGGAGCTGGGTGAGCTGGCGGGCCAGGCCCACCAGTGCGGTGGCGGTGCGTCCGGCGATGCGCAGCACCGGGGCCAGTTCATCAGAGGCTGGGCGGCGGGTGTCCTTGGCTGCAGCGCGGGTGGGGTTCTCGGCGAGCTTGGCTGCGTCCAGGCCGTTGATGAGGTTCAGGTGCAGGGCGTGCAGGTAGGAGGTGCAGCGGGCGGAGGCGGCGACCACCTCGGTCCACTCCCGGCTGGACAGTCCCAGCCCCGTCACCGGCGCCTGCTCACCACGCCCACCACCGGTCCCGCCGCCGGTCTCGCCGTCGCTGGCGTCGTCGTCGAGGCACCCTTCCCCGGCGGTGACGGCGGCCAGCAGCGCGTCCAGGGCCGCCATCTGGGCCGGGCCGGGCTCATCGGCCAGTGCGGCGGCGATGGCGGGGCGGATGCGGCGCCGCTCGGCGATGGAGCCGGTCAAGGGATCGCTCAGCAGCTGCTGGGTCCACCAGGGGCGGCTGAAGCGGACCGGACCCCCGCCGTCGCCCTCGGGGTCGGCGTCCAGGTCGGCGTCGGGGTCGGCGTCCAGGTCGAAGGTGTGCGCGTCCCCGGTGCCGGGCTGGTCGGCGTCATCGCCGACCGCCCAGTCCGGGGGTGCGCTGGTGGTCATGGCGATGACGTTAGGGGTCACCACCGACAGTCCGGTGGTCCTCGTCCCCGCAGGTCAAGACCGTGATCACAGTCTCACGGAACGTGATGCTGAGGCCCGTGGGCCTCAGCACCACCGATCTCAGGCGGGGCCGTAGACGAGGTGCGCCACGCCGTTCTCGAACGGCGTCGCCCGCTGCAGCGACAGCTCCACGCGGGCACCGTCGGCGAAGAGGCGCAGACCCTCGCCGAGGGCCAGCGGGTAGGTGAGCAGGTGCAGCTCGTCGACCAGCCGGTCCGCCAGCAGCGCACGCACCAGCTGCACGCTGCCGCTGACGTAGAGGTCGCCGGCCGCCTCGTCCTTGATGCGCTGGACGGCGTCCGCGGAGTACTCCACCGCCGTCGACGGGCCCCAGCCCAGGCCGTCCGGGCGCGAGGTCACCACGTGCTTGGGGGAGCCGTTGAAGAACGGGGCGCCCGGGTCCTCCTCGGCGGTCCGCGTCGACCACGCGGGCGCGAACATCTCGTAGGTCGTGCGCCCCAGGAGGATGTCGCTGCACCCGGCGGTGATGCTGCCGACCGCGGCCATCATCGGCTCGGTCCACGGGTAGGCGGCCGTCCAGGACGGCGTCTCCACCACCCCGTCCAGCGACATGAACTCGTGCACCCTGATCCTGCCCACGCTCGTGCTCCGTCCGTCCGGGAAGGCTGTCGTGCTGGTGGGACCGCCGCGGCGGCCGGGAGTCATCGGTCCGGCGTCAGAAGCCGAGGGTGAGGCCGTCGTCGTCGTCGCCACGGGCCGCGGCGCGGTCGGCGGCGACGCGGGCGCGGTACTCCTGGGCCAGCGACGGTGCGTGCTGGGACAGCCACAGCTCGAGCTGCTGGCGGCAGCCGTTCTTGCGGCACCACCGCTCCCACCGCTCGGGGGTGGCGTCCTCGTGCTCGAACGTCGACAGGCGCCGGTCGCACAGGGACCTGCCCGTCAGGCGCGGGTCGGGCCAGTGCACGCGGCGGTCCGCGCCGTCACCGGCGCCCCAGGTCAGCCTGACGACCCGGTCGGCGGAGGGGCCCGTGGTGGTCACCGGGCCATCTCAGCACGCGCTCAGCACAGGCAGGTGCCGCTGGCCGACCTCACCGTGAAGCAGTCGGGGCAGATGCTCGGCGGGGCCGCCGGGAGGGGAGCCGCCTTCTTCGGCGCGGCGGCGCGGGTGGTGCTCGCACGCGGTGCGGCAGCGGCGCGCGGCGCCTTCGGCTCCCGGGGAGCGCTGGGTGCGCTGGGAGCGCGGGGGGTTCGGGAGGCCCCCGCGTGACGGGTGAGGCGCTCGACCACGTCGACCTCGTCCTGGGCGCCGGACTCGACGGCGGCCTGGCCGCCGAAGTGCATCCACACCCGGCGGCGCGCGCCACCCCCGGTGTCGGTGCCGTCCACGAGGGTGGACTCGCGCACCACCAGCGCCCCCAGGTCGGGCTCGCCGCGACGCGCGCAGTCGGCGCTGATCACCTCGAGCGCCTTGCCGAGGCCGCGGGAGGTCACCGCACCGTCGGTGGCCTCGGAGGCCTCCGACGGAGGCACGACCCGCCCCTCCTCAGCGGCGGCCAGCAGGGCCTCGCGCAGCTGGGGGATGGCCTTGAACAACCGCGCGGGGAGGGCTTCGGATCCGAGCGACGTCACGGACCCACTGTCGCACCTCAGACGGGCGCTGAGACACCCGCCGCGGGTGACTCCTCGGTGTACTCCTCGGTGGACTCCTCGGTGGACGGGGAGGGTCGCTCGTCCAGCGCGGCGTGCACCACCCGGTCGCGCCCGGCGGCCTTCGCCTCGTATAGGGCGCCGTCGGCCTGGTCGACCAGCGCGCTGACGAGCTCGCGCAGCTCCTCGTCGGAGGCCCGGGCACCGGGACCGATCCCGCCCGCGGGCACCCAGCACCGGTCCGTGCCGATGCTCACCGTGACCGGCGGCAGCCCCTCGACCCGCAGCCTGGCCACCGCGGCGCGGAGCCGCTCGCCGACGACGACGAGGTCGGAGTCGTCGTCGACGGCCGTGACCACGAGGAGCTCCTCCCCGCCCCACCGGGCGACGAGGTCGTGGGAGCGCAGCCCGTCGCGCACGCAGCCCGCGACCGCCTGCAGCACGCGGTCGCCGGTGCTGTGCCCCCAGGTGTCGTTGACGGCCTTGAAGTGGTCGACGTCCAGCAGCAGCACCGCCAGGGCGCAGCCGGGCCGCGCGGTGGACCGCACCAGGGGCGGGATGGCCTGCGCGGCTCCGTGCCGGTTGAGCAGCCCGGTGAGGGGGTCGGTGCGGGCGGCGGCCTCCGAGGTCGCACGAGCCCGTTCCAGGGCTCCCGCCAGCGCGGACACCACCACCGCCGGGGTGGCGGTGAGGACCAGCACCACCGCGGCGACGAGCAGCAGGTACGGCGTCGCGAGGTCCAGCTGGGCCAGCAGCCCGACCGCCGTGGCCGAGGCCCCGGTCACGAGGCCGACGAGCTTCCAGCCCCGGTGGTGCACCGTGGCCACCGCCGCCACGAGCGGCAGGGTCGAGACGGACAGCCAGCGCCAGTGGACGTCGGGCACCAGCGTGCCGCACACGCCCACCAGCGCGATCGCGAGCACGACGGCGGCCGTGGCCTCGCGCGGGCGGGCGTCGCGGCGCGCCGCGAAGGCGAGCCCCAGGGCGGCCCACACCGCGGCCAGCACCAGCAGCTCACCGCGGCGGGCGCCGAAGGCGGGGGCGGCCGACGCGGGCAGGGTGGTCACAGCCACCAGCGCGGCGGCGTCCAGCAGCATCAGCACCGCCATGAGCGCCGTGCGCCACTCGACCACGGCGCGGAGCTGGTCCACGGCTCGGCTCCACGTCACGGCTCTCCATCGGTGGGCCGTCCTCGGGGGCTTGAGCCCCCGCGCGGGTCATCGCCCGATCGCCGCCGGGCGCTCTGGGTCGCGCGACCACTGGGACCAGGAGCCCGGCCACAGCCGCGCCCCCGCCAGACCGAGGTGCTCCAGCACCAGCAGCCGGTGGCAGGCGGTCACGCCTGACCCGCAGGAGGAGACCACGTCCTGCGGGCGGGAGCCGTCGACGACGACGCCGGCCGCCGCCAGCCGCTCGCGCAGCACGTCGTCGGGCAGCAGGCGACCGCGGGCGTCGACGTCGTCGCGCACGGGCAGGCCCACCGCCCCCGGCACGTGCCCCGCGCGGGGGTCGAGCGCGTCGGGTCCGCCCGCGAAGCGCTCCGCGGGGCGGCCGTCGAGCAGCACGGCGCCCGGGTCGGCGGCGGCGCGGGCGGCGTCGTCGACGTCGGCGAGCAGCTGCGGTGGCCAGGCCGTGGGCACCGGCCCGGCCACGGGCAGCGGCGTGCGGGGAGGGCCGTCGCCGGTCTCCAGCGGCCGGCCGGCCTCGCGCCAGGCCAGCAGGCCGCCGTCCAGCAGCGCCGCGGGACGGCCCAGGGCGCGGAGCATCCACACCAGGCGCGCGGCGATGACGCCGCCGGCGTCGTCGTAGGCGACCACCACACCGTCGTCGTCCCCGTCGTCCCCGTCGTCCCCGTCGTCCCCGTCGTCCTCGCCGGTGGGGAGCCCGAGCTCGGCGAGGGCGCGCAGGAACGCGTCCGGCGCGGGCAGGGGGTGGCGTCCCTCGGCGTCCGAGGGCGGCCCGGCGAGCACGCGGTCCACGTCCACCCGCACGGCGCCCGGCAGGTGGCCGGCGGCGAACGCCTCCGCCGGCGCCCGGCCGTCGGGGTACCAGCGGACGTCGGCGAGGGCGGCGCGACCGCCGGGGAGGTGGGCGTCGAGCCACGCGGCGTCGACGAACGGCGGGACGAGCGGGTGGACCGGGTGGAGCGGGGGAGCGGCGGGCACCGTCCGATCCTGCCCGTCGGCCCTCCCGGGTCGGCACCCCCGGCCGGTACGGTCTGGTCCTCCCTGTCGCCCGGAGGCCACCGTGTCGGACCCGACGTCCCGCTACCCCGAGCAGCCCGACCAGCGCCCGCAGCCGGAGCAGCCGCCCGCCTACGTGCCACCGCCGGGCTACGAGGAGTACGCACCGCGCCAGCAGGCCCCCCACACCGGTGACCAGCAGCCGTACCAGCAGCCGTACCAGCAGGGCTACCAGCAGGGCTACCAGCAGCAGCCGTACCAGCAGGGCTACCCGCCGCCGGGCGCACCCGCGCGGCCGACGTCCGTGGTCGCGGTGGTCGGGCTGGTGCTCGCGTTCCTGCTGAGCCCGGTCGGCGTCATCGTCTCCGCGATCGGCATCAGCGACACCCGCGGCGGCCGCAAGGCCGGGCGGGGGCTGGCGATCGCCGGCGTCGTCGTCGGGCTCGTCTTCACCGTGCTCTGGGTGGTGGTGATCATCGCCGCGACCCTCCTCCTGCAGCGGACCGCCGAGTCGGCCTCCGACGTCGCGTCGGCCCTGTCGACCGCCACCGAGCTGCCCAGCGGCCTCCCGTCGGACCTCCCGACCGACCTGCCGAGCGACCTCCCGAGCGACCTTCCGACCGACCTTCCGACCGACCTGCCCAGCGACCTCCCGAGCAGCCTCACGGACCTGCCGGGCGCCGAGGACGGCGCCGCCGACGTCACCGTGGACAGCTGCCGGGCGGTCTTCGGAGGTGCGGCCACTGGCCGGGTGACCATCACCAACAGCACCGACACCACTGCCTCGTACGTGGTGAACATGGACGCCCTCGACGCCAGCGGCCAGAAGGTCGGTGAGCTCTACGCCGTGCAGGGCTCGGTGGAGCCCGGCCAGAGCGCGCAGGCCGAGGCGTTCGGCTACGCGGACTCCGGGGCCGACATCGCCTCCTGCGAGGTCACCCAGGCCGCGCGCACCGCCGGCTGACGGCCGGGAGGGGCCCACCTGCACGACGGTGCCGGTCAGCAGCACCGCACCGGCGCGCGTGGGCAGCCGTCCCACCGGACTCCGTCGACAGCGTCTCCCCACCGCGTGACGGCCGTCAGAGCGGTGTCGCGGTCTGGACGGAGCACGACGCCGCGACCGCCTCAAGCAGGACCCCGCGCGGTGCCGAAGCCGCGGCGTGGTGACTGGACTGACCGCGCGGCACGTCCACCCGAGCCTGCAGACTCGGCGTGCTCGGCGGGTGCTGGTGCTGGTGGCGTGCGCCGCCGTCGTCCTCGGGCCCCTGGTGCTCGTCGTGGTGGTCGGCGCGCTGCTCGTCCGGTCGTGGCGGGCCCGGCCGGAGCCCAGCCAGGTCGTCAGCCCGGTCGTCAGCCCGGTCATCAGCCCGGCCGTCAGCCCGGGACCGACGCAGAACTACACCGACCCCGACGTGGTGCCGCGGCGCGCCCGGCCGGGGCTGGCGCTGGCGGTGCGCACCGCCGTCGTCGTCGGACCCCTGGTCCTGGCCCTGGTGGTCGGGGCCGTCGCCGCGGTGGTCCTGCCTCCGGCACAGGTGGGGCTGCCCGTGTGGCTGTGGCTCGTCAGCGTGGTGGTGGTCACCTCGGTGGTCCTGTTCGCCTGCTCGCGGCTGCTGCGCCGCCTGGCCCCGCTGTCGGCGCTGCTCCGCCTGAGCCTGGTGCTGCCCGACGACGTGCCCCACCGCTTCGCGCTGGCGCGACGCCGATGGTCGCCCGAGGCCCTGGAGGGGTCCGAGCGCGGGGGCGAGGGCTCCGGCCAGCGGGTGCTGGCCCTGGTCGCGACGCTGGCCGCCCACGACGGCAGGACCCGCGCCCACGCCGAACGGGTGCAGGCCTACGCCGCCCTCATCGGCCAGGAGATGGGCCTGTCCGCAGCCGACGTCGACAGGCTCAGCTGGGCCGCGCTGCTGCACGACGTCGGGAAGGTCCACGTCCCCGTGGAGGTCATCAACAAGGCCGGCCGCCCCAGCGAGGCCGAGTGGGCCCAGCTGCAGACCCACCCCCACCACGGCGGCGAGCTCGTCGAGCCGCTGCGCGGCTGGCTGGGGGACTGGCTGGACGGGGTCGAGCAGCACCACGAGCGCTTCGACGGCACGGGGTACCCCCGCGCGCTGGCGGGTGAGGACATCCACCTCGCCGCGCGGATCATCGCGGTCGCCGACACCTACGACGTCATCACCTCCGCGAGGTCGTACAAGAAGCCGATGTCGGCCGAGCAGGCCCGCGCGGAGATCACCCGGTGCGCCGGGGCCCAGTTCGACCCGGTGGTGGTGCGGGCGCTGCTCGGCGTCGGCATCGCCAAGCTGCGCCGCGTCGCCGGTCCGGCGACGCTCCTGGCCGCTCTGCCGGTGGTCGTCGCCGCCCCCGCCCAGGCCGCCCCCTCGGTGGGAGCTGCGCTGCAGGTCGCCGGTGGACACGCGGCGACGGCGGTCCTGGCCGCCGGGGTGGGGGTGACCGGAGGGGTGGCCACCGCCGACGTCATCGCCGCGCCGCCGGGTGCGGCCGTGCTCGTGGTCCAGGAGGCCCCGGCCCCTCCCGCCGCCGTGAGAGACGCCGCCCCTCCTGGCGGGGAGGCCCGTCCTGGTGCGGAGGGGTCTGCTGGGGCCACGGGCACCACCACGCCGTCCGGACCGCCTGCGGCACCGGGTGCTCCATCGGGCGACCCGAGCGCGCTGCCCACGGCGGACGGGTCCGCAACGACCTCGACGGCCCCCGTGGACCTGCCGTCCCCGACACCCCCGCTCGATGCGGCCCCGGTCGCCTCCGACCCCCTGCTGCCTGCCGGTCCCTCGCGTCCCGCCAGCGGCCCCTCGTCACCAGCAGCAGTCACCCCGCCCTCGGTCGCGGCGCCGCGCGGGCCCTCCCGGCCGGTCCCGGCGCCGAGCGCGTCTCGCTCCGCGGGCGAGGGAAGGTCGAGGGGCCCCGCCGCCCCCACCGCTCCGGCGAGGAAGGCCGACGAGGCAGTTCAGAAGGCGACCCAGGAGGCTGCCCGCAAGGCGGCCGAGCAGGCCGCCAAGGACAGGGCGGACCAGGCGAAGGCCGCTGTCGACGCGGCGGACAAGGCGGACAAGGCGGCCAAGGCGGCCAAGCAGGCCGCCGAGTCAGCCGGCAGGCTCACCGGGGCGATGCCGGGTGGCCGGACGCTGGCCCCGTCGCCCGCCGCGCCGCCGGTGCCAGCCGCCCCGCCGCCAGGCCCCCGCGGCGGTGGGTCCGTCGCCGGCCCGGGCGGCAAGAACCGCTGAGCCAGCCGGCGCCGGCGACGCCGGAGGGTCAGCGGGTGCCCAGGAGCCCCGCCTCCCGCAGGTGGTGGAGCAGCACGTGCCCGTCCGGCCCGCGCAGCACCGGGACCACGAGCCCGTCGTCCTCGTCCGGCGCTGGCCCGTCCGCCGTCCCCGCCGCGTCCCCGCCGCCACCCCCGCCGACCTGGCGCAGGGCGATGGCCAGGACGTGCTGCGGGTGCGCGCGGGCGAAGTCACCGTAGACCGCCGGGTCGTGCTCGCCGTCGTCACCGACGAGGAGCCACCGCACCCCGGGGAAGTCCGACCGCAGCCGCTCCAGGCTGCGCCTCTTGTGGGCGCGGCCGTCGCGGAAGACCCCCTCGGCGCTGGGGCTCCACTGGGTCAGCAGCAGCGGGCCGGCGGGGAAGCCGCAGCGCGACAGGAAGCGGGACAGCGGTCCGGTGAAGTTCCAGGGGCCGTTGCTCAGGTAGACCACCGGGCTGTCGTCACCGGCCTGGCCGGCGCGGGCAGCGGTGAGCAGGTC
Proteins encoded in this region:
- a CDS encoding sulfurtransferase, giving the protein MPAAPPLHPVHPLVPPFVDAAWLDAHLPGGRAALADVRWYPDGRAPAEAFAAGHLPGAVRVDVDRVLAGPPSDAEGRHPLPAPDAFLRALAELGLPTGEDDGDDGDDGDDGDDDGVVVAYDDAGGVIAARLVWMLRALGRPAALLDGGLLAWREAGRPLETGDGPPRTPLPVAGPVPTAWPPQLLADVDDAARAAADPGAVLLDGRPAERFAGGPDALDPRAGHVPGAVGLPVRDDVDARGRLLPDDVLRERLAAAGVVVDGSRPQDVVSSCGSGVTACHRLLVLEHLGLAGARLWPGSWSQWSRDPERPAAIGR
- a CDS encoding FxLYD domain-containing protein; translated protein: MSDPTSRYPEQPDQRPQPEQPPAYVPPPGYEEYAPRQQAPHTGDQQPYQQPYQQGYQQGYQQQPYQQGYPPPGAPARPTSVVAVVGLVLAFLLSPVGVIVSAIGISDTRGGRKAGRGLAIAGVVVGLVFTVLWVVVIIAATLLLQRTAESASDVASALSTATELPSGLPSDLPTDLPSDLPSDLPTDLPTDLPSDLPSSLTDLPGAEDGAADVTVDSCRAVFGGAATGRVTITNSTDTTASYVVNMDALDASGQKVGELYAVQGSVEPGQSAQAEAFGYADSGADIASCEVTQAARTAG
- a CDS encoding dihydrofolate reductase family protein yields the protein MGRIRVHEFMSLDGVVETPSWTAAYPWTEPMMAAVGSITAGCSDILLGRTTYEMFAPAWSTRTAEEDPGAPFFNGSPKHVVTSRPDGLGWGPSTAVEYSADAVQRIKDEAAGDLYVSGSVQLVRALLADRLVDELHLLTYPLALGEGLRLFADGARVELSLQRATPFENGVAHLVYGPA
- a CDS encoding HD-GYP domain-containing protein, yielding MTGLTARHVHPSLQTRRARRVLVLVACAAVVLGPLVLVVVVGALLVRSWRARPEPSQVVSPVVSPVISPAVSPGPTQNYTDPDVVPRRARPGLALAVRTAVVVGPLVLALVVGAVAAVVLPPAQVGLPVWLWLVSVVVVTSVVLFACSRLLRRLAPLSALLRLSLVLPDDVPHRFALARRRWSPEALEGSERGGEGSGQRVLALVATLAAHDGRTRAHAERVQAYAALIGQEMGLSAADVDRLSWAALLHDVGKVHVPVEVINKAGRPSEAEWAQLQTHPHHGGELVEPLRGWLGDWLDGVEQHHERFDGTGYPRALAGEDIHLAARIIAVADTYDVITSARSYKKPMSAEQARAEITRCAGAQFDPVVVRALLGVGIAKLRRVAGPATLLAALPVVVAAPAQAAPSVGAALQVAGGHAATAVLAAGVGVTGGVATADVIAAPPGAAVLVVQEAPAPPAAVRDAAPPGGEARPGAEGSAGATGTTTPSGPPAAPGAPSGDPSALPTADGSATTSTAPVDLPSPTPPLDAAPVASDPLLPAGPSRPASGPSSPAAVTPPSVAAPRGPSRPVPAPSASRSAGEGRSRGPAAPTAPARKADEAVQKATQEAARKAAEQAAKDRADQAKAAVDAADKADKAAKAAKQAAESAGRLTGAMPGGRTLAPSPAAPPVPAAPPPGPRGGGSVAGPGGKNR
- a CDS encoding GGDEF domain-containing protein gives rise to the protein MDQLRAVVEWRTALMAVLMLLDAAALVAVTTLPASAAPAFGARRGELLVLAAVWAALGLAFAARRDARPREATAAVVLAIALVGVCGTLVPDVHWRWLSVSTLPLVAAVATVHHRGWKLVGLVTGASATAVGLLAQLDLATPYLLLVAAVVLVLTATPAVVVSALAGALERARATSEAAARTDPLTGLLNRHGAAQAIPPLVRSTARPGCALAVLLLDVDHFKAVNDTWGHSTGDRVLQAVAGCVRDGLRSHDLVARWGGEELLVVTAVDDDSDLVVVGERLRAAVARLRVEGLPPVTVSIGTDRCWVPAGGIGPGARASDEELRELVSALVDQADGALYEAKAAGRDRVVHAALDERPSPSTEESTEEYTEESPAAGVSAPV